The following is a genomic window from Streptomyces sp. NBC_01381.
GTGGCCGCGCACTCCCCCGACGTGGTGCTGCTCGACATCCGGATGCCCCAACGTGACGGCCTCGCGGTGCTCGAGGACCTCAAGGGACGCATTCCGACGCCGGCCGTGGTCATGTTGACCTCCTTCAGCGCCGACGCGTACGTGGTGCGCGCGCTGCGCGCCGGGGCGGACGGCTTCCTGCTCAAGGACAGCGATCCGGACGACCTGATCCGCGCAGTGCGCGCGGCAGCGGTGGGAGGTGTAGTGCTCTCCCCCTCCATCGCCGCGGCGGTCGTGGAGGGGTACGCCTCCACGCTCGACGCCCGGACACCTCCCGGCCCCGATGCCTTGGAACGCGATCTGCCGGGACACGACACGTCCCGTGCCGCGCAGCGAACCGCATCAGGTGAGTTGCGGGAGCGTCTGGCCCGGCTCACCGCCCGGGAGCACGAGGTGCTCGCGCTGCTCGGCAACGGCCTGTCCAACCCGGAGATCGCCGAACGGCTCGCCATCACTCCCGGTACGGCCAAGGAGCACGTCAGCGCCACGCTCGCCAAGC
Proteins encoded in this region:
- a CDS encoding response regulator transcription factor; amino-acid sequence: MANRRAGRPDDVIDVVIVDDEELFRTGLRMVLETAGDVRVVEACEADGVLKAVAAHSPDVVLLDIRMPQRDGLAVLEDLKGRIPTPAVVMLTSFSADAYVVRALRAGADGFLLKDSDPDDLIRAVRAAAVGGVVLSPSIAAAVVEGYASTLDARTPPGPDALERDLPGHDTSRAAQRTASGELRERLARLTAREHEVLALLGNGLSNPEIAERLAITPGTAKEHVSATLAKLGTDNRVRAAVIAYQAGLVGGSRPAPGRDGGLPTPEPAR